A DNA window from Castanea sativa cultivar Marrone di Chiusa Pesio chromosome 7, ASM4071231v1 contains the following coding sequences:
- the LOC142643163 gene encoding uncharacterized protein LOC142643163, with the protein MGKALRQISKSPFVARINRAKLSRRFSQPIFTMYNGRTDPVEHVSHFSQKMAVYSNNEALMCRVFPSSLGAVAMRWFDALAEGSLRSFEELTRAFGARFITCTRIPKPLDALLSMTMREGETLKTYSDRYWETYNEIDGDVEDVAVRTFKVGLPAEHGLRRSLTMKAAIDMRQLMDRIDKYKRVEEDQMQSKAKMKGYLEKRDLRVGGFQGSRPKRDFPSHPRTAESPLINSLFKEPVHHILEKIRHEPYFRPPNKMSGDASTRNQNLHCHYHQDKGHTTEDCRTLRDHLNHLIKAGKINHLLVNPDGKRGQQGTRKYWGQAPQPSLGTINVILTQPRGDLGQPSRVMTVQNKCGNGGVEESHQANKRMRSSATPTLGFSDEDKEGTFQPHDDALVVTVRIVGYDVKRVLVDDGSGAEIMYPDLFNGLKLKQEDLEKYDHPLVGFDGNQVIPRGMIRLPVQVEGSEVQVNFIVVMAYSPYTAILARPWLHAMEAVSSTLHVMVKYHARGSVGILHGSQMGAAREVGLDEDEGSAEQLVKVVIGVDEEKYFQVGSKLPIREREELVQFLRDNIDVFAWTTYDVPRINPEVICHHLNINPHATPRQQPPRRASQEHAEAVKEEVSKLKQAGAIKEIFYLEWLANTVVVKKKNGKWRVCIDFTDLNKLWRNMEAYIDDMVIKSKRTEDHLTDLQETFSVLRKYKLRLNASKCSFGVGSGKFLGYMITHRGIEVNPDQIKAVLGLHPPQNPKEVQKLAGMIAALNKFISRSADRCRPFYRLLHKWKDFWWTNECDLAFEDLKQYLSRPPILSTPEKEEVLYAYLAVTNHSVSLVLIRNDDGVQKPIYYVSKSLQEVEQRYLLLEKALLAMVHATRKLPHYFQAHTVVILTQLPLQAIVRKSDYTGRVAKWGTKLGAYDIKFMPRTAIKGQILADFVAEFTEGQVNHEGTMMTVMSIGLESVAPWEVYTDGASNRKGAGIGVVLVSPEKLVIEKSLRLGFSATNNEAEYEALLVGAQMVKHLGGKVVRLYCDSRLVAGQVNGES; encoded by the exons ATGGGTAAAGCCCTGAGACAAATTTCCAAATCCCCTTTTGTGGCCAGGATAAATAGGGCAAAGCTATCTCGTAGGTTTTCACAGCCCATCTTTACTATGTATAACGGGAGGACTGACCCTGTAGAGCATGTTAGTCATTTTAGTCAGAAGATGGCCGTTTATTCGAATAATGAGGCATTGATGTGCAGAGTttttccctccagtttgggggctgtggctatgaggtggtttgatgccTTGGCAGAAGGTTCTCTGAGATCTTTTGAGGAgttgactagggcatttggagcaAGGTTCATAACTTGTACTAGGATTCCAAAACCCTTGGATGCTCTATTGTCTATGACTATGAGGGAAGGTGAAACACTTAAAACTTATTCCGACCGATATTGGGAAacgtataatgaaattgatggggatGTGGAGGATGTAGCCGTGAGGACTTTCAAGGTGGGTCTTCCCGCGGAGCATGGGTTAAGGAGgtctttgacaatgaaggccgCGATAGATATGCGTCAGCTCATGGACCGGATAGATAAGTATAAACGGGTGGAAGAAGATCAAATGCAGAGCAAAGCAAAAATGAAGGGATACCTGGAGAAGAGGGATCTTCGGGTAGGGGGGTTTCAAGGTAGTCGGCCCAAACGAGACTTTCCAAGCCATCCGAGGACCGCCGAGTCTCCTCTAATTAACTCATTATTTAAGGAACCCGTGCATCACATACTGGAGAAAATTCGGCATGAGCCCTATTTTAGGCCGCCAAACAAgatgagtggagatgcatctacgagaaatcaaaacctccactgccattatcaccaggataAGGGACACACCACGGAGGATTGCCGGACATTGCGCGATCATCTGAATCACTTGATTAAGGCTGGAAAGATCAATCATTTATTGGTTAATCCGGATGGGAAAAGGGGCCAACAAGGCACTCGAAAATATTGGGGTCAGGCCCCTCAACCATCTCTAGGTACTATTAACGTCATCTTGACCCAGCCGAGAGGAGACTTGGGGCAACCTTCTCGGGTCATGACCGTTCAAAACAAATGTGGGAATGGGGGCGTAGAAGAGAGCCATCAAGCAAATAAAAGAATGAGGTCCTCGGCGACGCCCACATTGGGATTTTCTGATGAGGATAAAGAAGGCACGTTTCAACCCCACGATGACGCCCTTGTCGTTACAGTTCGTATCGTGGGATATGATGTGAAACGGGTCTTGGTGGACGATGGAAGTGGTGCCGAGATTATGTATCCGGACCTATTCAATGGATTAAAGTTGAAACAAGAAGATTTGGAAAAATACGACCATCCGTTGGTCGGTTTTGATGGAAACCAGGTGATCCCGCGGGGAATGATTAGGTTGCCTGTGCAGGTGGAGGGTTCCGAAGTGCAGGTaaacttcatagttgttatggcaTACTCTCCGTACACGGCCATTTTGGctagaccttggctgcatgcaaTGGAGGCAGTTTCATCTACTTTACATGTAATGGTGAAGTACCATGCACGAGGAAGCGTGGGAATATTACATGGCAGTCAAATG gGGGCTGCTCGGGAAGTCGGCCTAGATGAGGATGAAGGCTCTGCCGAGCAGCTAGTCAAGGTAGTTATTGGGGTAGACgaagagaaatattttcaagtcgGATCTAAATTGCCGATACGGGAAAGAGAAGAATTGGTTCAATTCTTGCGGGATAATATTGAcgtttttgcatggacgacttATGACGTACCAAGAATTAATCCAGAAGTTATCTGCCACCATTTGAATATTAACCCCCATGCGACGCCTAGGCAACAGCCTCCTCGGCGAGCATCGCAAGAGCACGCAGAAGCAGTTAAAGAGGAGGTTAGTAAGCTAAAGCAAGCTGGGGCGATCAAGGAGATCTTCTATCTCGAGTGGTTGGCCAATACTGTCgtggtaaagaaaaagaatgggaaatggagagtctGTATTGACTTTACAGATCTGAATaag TTATGGCGTAATATGGAAGCGTATATCGATGACATGGTCATTAAAAGTAAGAGGACAGAAGACCATTTGACAGATTTGCAGGAGACCTTctcggtgttaagaaagtataaaTTACGCTTGAATGCATCAAAGTGTTCCTTCGGAGTGGGATCGGGAAAGTTTTTagggtacatgattactcatcggggaattgaagttaatcctgatcAAATTAAGGCTGTCTTAGGCTTGCATCCCCCTCAGAATCCGAAAGAGGTGCAGAAATTAGCTGGTATGATTGCAGCCTTGAACAAGTTTATATCCCGGTCTGCTGATAGGTGCCGCCCATTTTATCGCCTTTTGCACAAATGGAAAGATTTCTGGTGGACTAATGAATGCGACTTGGCCTTTGAGGACTTAAAACAATACCTGTCCAGACCACCGATATTATCAACGCCCGAGAAGGAAGAAGTGCTATATGCTTACCTAGCCGTCACGAATCACTCCGTAAGTCTTGTCTTAATACGGAATGATGATGGGGTCCAGAAACCTATATATTATGTCAGCAAGTCTTTACAGGAAGTAGAACAGCGATACCTACttttggaaaaagcgcttctagcCATGGTGCATGCGACAAGGAAATTgccccattacttccaagctcacaccgTAGTAATACTCACTCAATTGCCTTTGCAAGCTATCGTGAGGAAGTCGGATTACACGGGTCgtgtagcaaagtggggaaccaaaCTGGGAGCTTATGACATCAAGTTTATGCCTCGGACAGCTATCAAAGGGCAAATCCTTGCCGACTTTGTGGCCGAGTTCACAGAAGGTCAGGTTAACCACGAAGGTACCATGATGACAGTAATGTCCATTGGGCTGGAAAGCGTCGCTCCTTGGGAAGTCTACACGGATGGGGCGTCAAATCGAAAGGGAGCCGGGATTGGAGTCGTGCTAGTATCTCCTGAAAAGCTAGTcattgaaaaatcattgaggCTGGGATTCtcagccactaataatgaggccgagtacgaggctctcTTAGTAGGCGCCCAAATGGTTAAACACTTGGGAGGAAAGGTAGTGAGGTTGTATTGTGATTCCCGATTGGTAGCAGGGCAAGTTAATGGGGAAAGTTAG
- the LOC142644748 gene encoding double-stranded RNA-binding protein 4-like: MGSSSSQPLKMVEVRSTAFPLPQLSVPLQPQPQPQLQPPSASARCPDPPLMYKNHLQDYTQRSAIPQPIYQTMSEGPFNAIRFRSTVEVDGATYTSPNTFLHKKAAEQDVAKIALEHISKRIRDEGCPLVHEDTVFCKAILNEFALKMNLDKPTFNTVQPEGLLPDFISTSVFNGVCYTGTHGRNKKEAEQLAARAVIISLLGNSGSGTIFTEIIKSKEKLYAALHKVKSASHATINAIPQSVEVQVASPGASSGTHPLQEQKIPKPEPSTQLISAQTSSQAVSLPIEFVPAVLSEPSGVGSSSSKKRRKNKNKANKKVWSDAQSSIC, translated from the exons ATGGGTTCTTCGTCCTCTCAGCCCTTGAAAATGGTGGAAGTGAGATCAACTGCCTTTCCTCTGCCTCAGCTCTCAGTTCCACTTCAGCCTCAGCCTCAACCTCAGCTTCAGCCTCCCTCTGCTTCTGCGC GCTGTCCAGACCCCCCCTTGATGTACAAGAACCATCTACAGGATTACACACAAAGGTCAGCCATTCCACAACCAATATATCAAACTATGAGCGAGGGACCATTTAATGCAATAAGGTTTAGGTCAACCGTGGAAGTGGATGGAGCGACCTATACCTCTCCAAAcacttttttacataaaaaagcAGCCGAACAAGATGTTGCCAAAATTGCGCTGGAACACATATCAAAGAGGATAAGGGATGAAGGATGTCCTCTTGTTCATGAG GATACGGTATTTTGCAAGGCTATACTTAACGAGTTTGCTCTCAAGATGAATTTGGATAAGCCTACTTTCAATACAGTTCAGCCAGAAGGGTTGCTACCGGATTTCATATCTACTTCAGTTTTTAATGGTGTATGCTATACTGGTACCCATGGTCGGAACAAGAAAGAAGCTGAACAATTGGCAGCACGCGCTGTTATTATATCTCTTTTGg GAAATTCTGGATCGGGAACCATTTTTACTGAGATAATAAAGTCTAAAGAAAAACTCTATGCTGCATTGCATAAAGTGAAAAGTGCAAGCCATGCCACTATTAATGCCATACCCCAGAGTGTTGAAGTGCAAGTAGCAAGTCCAGGGGCCTCCTCAGGAACACATCCCCTCCAAGAACAGAAAATACCAAAACCTGAACCATCAACACAACTGATCAGTGCACAAACCTCATCTCAAGCAGTCAGTCTTCCAATTGAATTTGTGCCTGCTGTTTTATCAGAGCCTTCAGGTGTAGGTTCAAGTTCCTCAAAGAAGCGCCGCAAGAATAAGAACAAAGCTAACAAGAAAGTGTGGTCTGACGCTCA